The following proteins are co-located in the Dryobates pubescens isolate bDryPub1 unplaced genomic scaffold, bDryPub1.pri scaffold_54_arrow_ctg1, whole genome shotgun sequence genome:
- the LOC128899746 gene encoding olfactory receptor 14A16-like, whose protein sequence is MSNSSSITHFLLLAFTGTRQLQLLHFWLFLATYLAALLGNSLIITTIAWDHHLHSPMYFFLLNLAFLDLGSITTTLPKSMANFLWDTRAISYAGCASQLFFFSLFLSAEYFLLTVMSYDRYAAICRPLHYETLLGSRVCVLLAAAAWACGFLTALLHTANTFSLPLCQGNSVEQFFCEIPPILKLCCSTSYLREVWLLAFSAFPFVGCFVFIVVSYVQIFRAVLRIPSQQGRHKAFATCLPHLAVVSVFLSTGIFVYLKPPSISSPSLDLVVAVLYSVVPPAVNPLIYSLRNQELKDALSKLIPGCFEKQ, encoded by the coding sequence atgtccaacagcagctccatcacccacttcctcctgctGGCATTCACAGGCacgaggcagctgcagctcctgcacttctggctcttcctggccacctacctggcagccctgctgggtaacagtctcatcatcaccaccatagcctgggaccaccacctccactcccccatgtacttcttcctcctcaaccttgccTTCCTAGATCTCGGTTCCATCACCACAACTCTTCCCAAATCCATGGCCAATTTCCTCTGGGACACCAGGgccatctcctatgcaggatgtgcttctcaactctttttcttttccttgttcctttcagcagagtattttctcctcaccgtcatgtcctacgatcggtacgctgccatctgcagacccctgcactatgagaccctcctgggcagcagagtttgtgtcctcctggcagcagctgcctgggcttgtggctttctcactgctctgctgcacacagccaatacattttccctgcccctctgccagggcaactctgtggagcagttcttctgtgaaattccCCCAATCctcaagctctgctgctccacctCCTACCTCAGGGAAGTTTGGCTTCTTGCTTTCAGTGCTTTTCCATTTGTGGGATGTTTTGTGttcattgtggtgtcctatgtgcagatcttcagggcagtgctgaggatcccctctcagcagggacgccacaaagcctttgccacctgcctccctcacctggctgtggtctccgtGTTTCTCAGCACTGGCATCTTTGTCTACCTGAAGcccccctccatctcctccccatccctggatctgGTGGTGGCAGTGCTGTACTcggtggtgcctccagcagtgaaccctctc